From the genome of Pseudomonas mohnii:
CGCGCCGGCTGCTTGAGCAAACGCCCGGCAATGTGTTTGACGTTGGGGTTTTCGCCCAGGCGTGGGCTATCCAATAACCACTCGGCCACACGCATCGAAAAGCGCTTGGGTGGGACAACAATGGAAGGTTTGGCGGGAGAGGAAATGGAATGTGAACGAAACTTCATAAAGCACTGTGGGGCAGATCGGAAGGCGCGCCACTCTACTCTTTTTTTCTTACAGGTAAAGTCGAAAAAACGCAGCACGCCCGTCCTAGAGCAAGCGCTAGGGACAATCCACAGAAGCTGTGGATAACTCAGTGGACAACCGCCCCTGAACTCTCGCAAAGCCCTATGGAATGGGGCTCGCAGTCAAACTGACGATTTTTTCACCAGTAAAAAAAAGCGATGTTTTTCATTGACTTAAATTTTGGTTACAGGCACCCACTGCGATTGAAGGCTGGATGACAGTGAAGTGACAGACTGCGCAACTTATGTGCACAAGTACCTTATTGACGGTTATATCAGCGCGCTCTTTCGGCACGTTTTGTCAGCGAAGTCGGGGATAAACTGTGACAACTCCATGACCAAGGCGGGTTCTGACTGGTTGGATTTCCACCGCCGCCGGTCGGATTGCGGGCTGTTTCAGGGCGTACCAGGAGGGTATCAGCACCGATCCAACGTCCTCCGGGAACGGTATTGAACGTCGCCCTTAATCTTTTTTGCTATCACACTTCCCTTCGCCCATTCAATCAGTTACTATCCGCGGCGTTAGTACCAAGCTGAAAGTCAATTCTGGTCGAACAAATCCCCCCGGACAGCCTTCTCAAAAGAAGCCTCCACCGAACAAGCGGGATCGACCACCTCGATGGTTTCCAGGTAACTCTTGCGCCAACACAGCCTTTGAATCGTAAGCAAAG
Proteins encoded in this window:
- a CDS encoding sel1 repeat family protein, producing the protein MKFRSHSISSPAKPSIVVPPKRFSMRVAEWLLDSPRLGENPNVKHIAGRLLKQPAREGVVAAQSRLGQLMCRECGNARDRRIGQDLLRQAARAGDLRAQRELGLIED